From Synoicihabitans lomoniglobus, the proteins below share one genomic window:
- a CDS encoding HIT family protein — protein MDQLHAYWRMEYISAPRFPKTDRPFTDLPLLGDDRAAFIVHRTELSYLMLNRFPYNPGHLLAIPFREVNELEDLTPEESADLMALIIFGKRIVSAALNPDGFNVGFNLGSAAGGSIPHLHGHIVPRWNGDTNFMPVLGQTRTLPQALESTWEKLAETAAALSAQS, from the coding sequence ATGGATCAGCTGCACGCCTACTGGCGCATGGAATATATCAGTGCGCCCCGTTTTCCCAAAACGGACCGACCCTTCACCGATCTCCCGCTCTTGGGCGACGATCGTGCGGCCTTCATTGTCCACCGCACCGAGCTGAGCTACCTCATGCTCAATCGGTTTCCCTACAATCCCGGCCACCTGCTCGCGATTCCCTTTCGTGAGGTCAACGAACTCGAGGATCTCACGCCGGAGGAATCGGCCGACCTCATGGCCCTGATTATTTTCGGCAAACGCATCGTGAGCGCCGCGCTCAATCCCGACGGTTTCAATGTGGGGTTCAATCTCGGCTCCGCCGCCGGGGGCAGCATTCCGCACTTGCACGGCCACATCGTGCCCCGCTGGAACGGCGACACCAATTTCATGCCGGTGCTCGGCCAAACCCGCACATTGCCCCAGGCGCTCGAATCGACTTGGGAAAAACTCGCCGAAACCGCGGCCGCCCTCTCCGCTCAATCATGA
- the fabF gene encoding beta-ketoacyl-ACP synthase II: protein MNITNANRRVVVTGLGAVTPMGLSAAETWAGLAAGRSGIGPITRFDATTCTAKIAGEVDGFEATAPLAAPLKPFGDDKPAMERVFTPKDAKKFGRFTHLGAAAAVEAYADSGLDAHRASLNSDRMGVNLGVGLGGLPEIEATHETWQKGGFRKISPFFIIQIAPNLLAGQVSLLLNMRGPNLAVASACATSGHSLGESAAAIARGDAEVMIAGGAESTVTPLAVGAFAQMRALSTRNDEPSAASRPYDANRDGFVLSEGAVVFVLEELEHAKARGARIYAELSGYGASADAFHLSSLSPGGEGSQRSMRAALASAGIGPEAIDFVAAHATSTPGGDGEEAAAIASVFADQLDTLHASAVKSMTGHLLGAAGAMGAFSAVKAIETGTISPSINIETIDPAVAATGLNVTPNTAVQKTVRGALANSFGFGGTNASLVFQAL, encoded by the coding sequence ATGAATATCACAAATGCCAACCGACGTGTGGTGGTTACGGGCCTTGGGGCCGTGACTCCGATGGGGCTCTCCGCCGCTGAAACCTGGGCCGGTCTCGCGGCCGGTCGTTCCGGGATCGGACCGATCACGCGATTCGATGCCACCACCTGCACGGCGAAAATCGCCGGCGAAGTCGACGGTTTCGAAGCCACGGCGCCGTTGGCGGCCCCGCTCAAACCCTTCGGAGACGACAAGCCCGCGATGGAGCGGGTCTTCACGCCCAAGGACGCGAAGAAGTTCGGCCGCTTCACGCATCTCGGCGCGGCGGCGGCGGTCGAGGCCTACGCCGACTCCGGGCTCGATGCTCACCGCGCCTCGCTCAACTCCGATCGCATGGGCGTGAATCTCGGCGTCGGTCTCGGCGGTCTACCCGAAATCGAAGCGACACATGAGACGTGGCAAAAGGGGGGCTTCCGCAAAATCTCGCCATTTTTCATTATTCAAATCGCACCCAATTTGTTGGCCGGTCAGGTCAGTCTGCTGCTCAACATGCGCGGACCGAATCTGGCGGTGGCGTCCGCCTGTGCGACTTCGGGCCACTCGCTCGGCGAGTCCGCCGCGGCCATCGCGCGCGGCGATGCCGAGGTGATGATTGCCGGGGGCGCGGAATCGACGGTCACGCCGCTCGCGGTCGGTGCCTTCGCGCAAATGCGGGCGCTGTCCACGCGCAACGACGAGCCGAGCGCCGCCTCGCGGCCCTACGACGCCAATCGCGATGGCTTTGTGCTTTCCGAAGGCGCGGTGGTTTTCGTGCTCGAAGAACTCGAACACGCCAAGGCGCGCGGCGCACGGATCTATGCCGAGCTCAGCGGCTACGGGGCTTCGGCCGATGCCTTCCACCTGTCTTCGCTCTCCCCCGGGGGAGAAGGTTCGCAACGCTCCATGCGCGCGGCGCTCGCGTCGGCGGGCATCGGACCCGAGGCGATTGATTTTGTGGCGGCCCATGCGACCTCGACTCCCGGGGGCGACGGCGAGGAAGCCGCCGCGATCGCGAGTGTTTTTGCCGATCAGCTCGACACGCTGCATGCCAGCGCGGTCAAATCGATGACCGGCCACTTGCTCGGCGCGGCGGGCGCGATGGGTGCGTTTTCGGCCGTCAAGGCGATCGAGACCGGCACGATTTCGCCGTCGATCAACATCGAAACCATTGATCCCGC